Proteins encoded by one window of Enterobacter hormaechei subsp. xiangfangensis:
- a CDS encoding oxidoreductase, which produces MTLHCAFIGFGKSTTRYHLPYVLNRKETWHVAHIYRRSAKPEEQSPQYSHIHFTSDLDEVLNDPQVKLVVVCTHADSHFDYAKRALEAGKNVLVEKPFTPTIAEAKELFALAKSKGLTVTPYQNRRFDSCFLTAKKAIESGKLGEIVEIESHFDYYRPVAETQPGLPQDGSFYGLGVHTMDQIISLFGRPDHVAYDIRSLRNKANPDDTFEAQLFYGDLKAIVKTSHLVKIDYPKFIVHGKKGSFIKYGIDQQETSLKANIMPGEPGFAADDSVGVLEYVNDEGVTVREELKPETGDYGRVYDALFETLTNGTANYVKESDVLTNLEILERAFEQASPATVTLAK; this is translated from the coding sequence ATGACACTACATTGCGCATTTATTGGATTTGGCAAAAGCACCACGCGTTACCACCTTCCGTATGTTCTCAACCGTAAAGAGACCTGGCACGTCGCTCATATCTACCGCCGCAGCGCGAAGCCGGAAGAACAGTCTCCGCAGTATTCCCATATTCATTTCACCAGCGATCTTGATGAAGTGTTAAATGATCCGCAGGTGAAGCTGGTGGTGGTCTGTACCCACGCCGACAGCCACTTTGACTACGCGAAACGCGCGCTGGAAGCAGGTAAAAACGTGCTGGTGGAAAAGCCGTTCACCCCGACCATCGCCGAAGCGAAGGAACTCTTTGCGCTGGCGAAAAGCAAAGGCCTGACCGTCACGCCGTACCAGAACCGACGCTTTGACAGCTGCTTCCTGACGGCGAAAAAGGCGATTGAGAGCGGCAAACTCGGCGAGATCGTGGAAATCGAAAGCCACTTCGATTACTACCGCCCGGTGGCGGAAACCCAGCCAGGACTGCCGCAGGACGGGTCGTTCTACGGTCTGGGCGTGCACACCATGGACCAGATTATTTCCCTGTTTGGCCGCCCGGACCACGTGGCGTATGACATTCGCAGCCTGCGCAACAAAGCCAACCCGGACGATACCTTTGAAGCCCAGCTGTTCTACGGCGACCTGAAGGCCATCGTCAAAACCAGCCATCTGGTGAAAATCGACTACCCGAAATTTATCGTTCACGGCAAGAAAGGCTCCTTTATCAAGTACGGCATTGACCAGCAGGAGACCAGCCTGAAGGCCAACATCATGCCGGGTGAACCGGGCTTTGCGGCAGATGATTCCGTGGGCGTGCTGGAGTACGTGAACGACGAGGGCGTGACGGTCAGGGAAGAGCTGAAGCCGGAAACGGGCGACTATGGACGCGTCTATGATGCGCTGTTTGAGACCCTCACAAACGGCACGGCGAATTACGTCAAGGAATCTGACGTTCTGACCAACCTGGAAATCCTCGAACGGGCCTTCGAACAGGCTTCTCCTGCCACGGTAACCCTCGCGAAATAA
- the gntR gene encoding gluconate operon transcriptional repressor GntR, with protein sequence MKKKRPVLQDVADRVGVTKMTVSRFLRNPEQVSVALRGKIAAALDELGYIPNRAPDILSNATSRAVGVLLPSLTNQVFAEVLRGIESVTDAFGYQTMLAHYGYKPELEEERLESMLSWNIDGLILTERTHTPRTLKMIEVAGIPVVELMDSQSPCLDIAVGFDNFEAARQMTAAIIARGHRHVAYLGARLDERTIIKQKGYEQAMLDAGLTPYSVMVEQSSSYTSGIELMRQARREYPQLDGIFCTNDDLAVGAAFECQRLGLKIPDDMAIAGFHGHDIGQVMEPRLASVLTPRERMGRIGAERLLARIRGEAVTPKMLDLGFTLSPGGSI encoded by the coding sequence ATGAAAAAGAAACGCCCCGTACTTCAGGATGTCGCCGATCGCGTCGGTGTGACCAAAATGACGGTCAGCCGTTTTTTACGTAACCCGGAACAGGTTTCCGTGGCGTTGCGTGGCAAGATTGCCGCCGCCCTTGATGAACTGGGTTATATCCCCAACCGCGCGCCCGATATTCTCTCCAATGCGACCAGCCGTGCGGTGGGCGTCCTGCTTCCTTCCTTAACCAACCAGGTATTCGCCGAAGTGCTGCGTGGCATCGAAAGCGTCACCGATGCGTTTGGCTATCAGACCATGCTCGCCCACTACGGGTACAAGCCGGAACTGGAAGAGGAACGTCTTGAATCGATGCTTTCCTGGAACATCGACGGCCTGATTTTAACGGAACGTACTCACACCCCGCGCACGCTGAAAATGATTGAAGTGGCAGGCATTCCGGTGGTGGAGCTGATGGACAGCCAGTCGCCGTGCCTCGACATCGCCGTGGGGTTCGATAACTTTGAAGCGGCGCGTCAGATGACGGCGGCGATCATCGCCCGCGGTCATCGCCATGTGGCCTATCTGGGTGCGCGTCTGGATGAACGTACTATCATCAAGCAGAAGGGATACGAGCAGGCGATGCTCGACGCCGGTTTAACCCCGTACAGCGTGATGGTGGAGCAATCTTCTTCTTACACGTCGGGTATTGAGCTGATGCGTCAGGCGCGACGCGAGTATCCGCAACTGGACGGTATTTTCTGTACCAACGATGACCTTGCGGTCGGCGCGGCGTTTGAGTGCCAGCGTCTGGGTTTAAAAATCCCGGATGATATGGCGATTGCCGGTTTCCACGGCCACGACATTGGCCAGGTGATGGAGCCGCGTCTGGCGAGCGTCCTGACCCCGCGTGAACGCATGGGCCGCATTGGTGCAGAACGCCTGCTGGCGCGCATTCGTGGTGAGGCAGTTACCCCTAAAATGTTAGATTTAGGTTTCACCTTGTCACCGGGTGGATCTATTTAA
- the yhhY gene encoding N-acetyltransferase: MSEIVIRHAEPKDYDAIRQIHAQPEVYHNTLQVPHPSMEMWQMRLGEQPGIKQLVACIDDIVVGHLTIDVAQRPRRSHVADFGICVGAEWHNRGVASALIRTMIDMCDNWLRVDRIELTVFVDNEPAIAVYKKHGFEIEGTGRRYALRNGEYVDAYYMARMK; this comes from the coding sequence ATGAGTGAGATAGTGATACGCCACGCTGAACCGAAAGATTACGACGCCATTCGTCAGATCCACGCCCAGCCGGAGGTGTACCACAACACGCTACAGGTTCCTCATCCTTCAATGGAAATGTGGCAAATGCGGCTAGGCGAACAGCCGGGCATTAAACAGCTGGTTGCCTGCATTGATGATATCGTGGTCGGCCACCTCACCATTGATGTCGCCCAGCGACCACGCCGCAGCCACGTTGCCGATTTCGGTATATGCGTTGGCGCAGAGTGGCATAACCGCGGCGTGGCCAGCGCGCTGATTCGCACCATGATCGATATGTGCGACAACTGGCTGCGCGTCGACCGCATCGAGTTAACGGTGTTTGTGGATAACGAACCGGCAATCGCGGTGTACAAAAAGCACGGGTTTGAGATTGAAGGCACCGGCAGGCGCTATGCCCTGCGCAACGGCGAGTATGTGGATGCGTATTATATGGCGAGGATGAAGTAA
- a CDS encoding pirin family protein, which produces MIYLRKANERGHANHGWLDSWHSFSFADYYDPNFMGFSALRVINDDVIDAGQGFGTHPHKDMEILTYVLEGAVEHQDSMGNKEQVPAGEFQIMSAGTGVRHSEYNPSKTEKLHLYQIWIIPEETGITPRYEQRRFDAKQGKQLVLSPDAREGSLKVHQDMELYRWALAKDEQSVHQIAANRRVWIQVVKGEVSINGTKATTADGLAVWDEQALSVHADSESEILLFDLPPV; this is translated from the coding sequence ATGATCTACTTACGCAAAGCAAACGAACGTGGTCACGCGAATCATGGCTGGCTGGACTCATGGCATTCATTCTCGTTTGCCGACTACTACGACCCGAACTTCATGGGCTTCTCCGCACTGCGCGTGATTAACGATGACGTGATTGATGCAGGCCAGGGCTTCGGTACCCACCCGCACAAAGACATGGAAATCCTGACCTATGTGCTGGAAGGGGCGGTTGAGCACCAGGACAGCATGGGCAACAAAGAGCAGGTTCCGGCGGGCGAGTTCCAGATTATGAGCGCGGGGACCGGGGTGCGTCACTCTGAGTACAACCCGAGCAAAACGGAAAAACTGCACCTGTATCAAATCTGGATCATTCCAGAAGAGACCGGCATCACGCCACGCTACGAGCAGCGCCGCTTCGACGCGAAACAGGGCAAACAGCTGGTGCTCTCGCCGGATGCGCGTGAAGGTTCCCTGAAAGTGCATCAGGATATGGAGCTGTACCGCTGGGCGCTGGCGAAAGATGAACAGTCTGTGCACCAGATCGCCGCCAACCGCCGCGTGTGGATCCAGGTGGTGAAAGGGGAGGTGTCCATCAATGGCACCAAAGCGACAACCGCCGATGGTCTGGCCGTCTGGGATGAGCAGGCGCTCTCCGTGCATGCCGACAGCGAAAGTGAAATTCTGCTGTTTGACCTGCCGCCGGTCTAA